One genomic window of Cottoperca gobio chromosome 10, fCotGob3.1, whole genome shotgun sequence includes the following:
- the LOC115014975 gene encoding alcohol dehydrogenase class-3-like isoform X1, whose product MSTTNVIKCKAAVAWERGKPLVIEDVEVAPPKVHEVRIKIVATGVCHTDWEYLTGKGMKFRPFPLVLGHEAAGIVESVGPEVTKFSPGDKVIPLFLPQCGECDRCQSPKTNHCRKNWAHTQRGVMADGTSRITHQSQQVYQFLGVSSFSQYTVVPDTSLAKIPSNAPLDKVCLLGCGVSTGYGAALNAGKIEKDSSCAVFGLGAVGLAAIMGCQAAQAKRIIGVDINPDKFEKAKMFGATECVNPQDYSKPIQDVLVEMTEGGVDCALECVGSPVIMSAALESTKDAWGTCVIAGWSETEAMSVNVEKILMGRTLKGTYFGDWKSVDGVSKLVEDYMNNKLKLDEFITNNLPLDQINVAFEHMKIGKGIRTVISLWPEEASDTVATLKMNQ is encoded by the exons atgtcaacaacaaat gTGATTAAATGCAAAGCAGCTGTTGCATGGGAGCGTGGGAAGCCCCTGGTCATTGAGGACGTGGAGGTGGCTCCACCCAAAGTCCATGAAGTCCGCATCAAG ATTGTTGCCACGGGCGTGTGCCACACAGACTGGGAATACCTGACTGGAAAAGGGATGAAGTTTAGACCATTCCCATTAGTTCTTGGCCATGAAGCTGCAGGGATAGTAGAGAGTGTCGGTCCGGAAGTCACCAAATTCTCACCGG gGGACAAAGTTATTCCTCTTTTTCTACCTCAGTGTGGGGAATGTGATCGATGTCAGAGTCCTAAAACAAATCACTGCCGGAAGAACTG ggcacacacacaaaggggtGTAATGGCTGATGGCACAAGCAGGATAACTCACCAGAGCCAGCAGGTGTACCAGTTCCTTGGCGTCAGTTCTTTCTCCCAGTACACTGTGGTTCCAGATACATCACTTGCAAAGATACCAAGTAATGCTCCGCTAGACAAAGTGTGTCTACTCGGCTGCGGCGTCTCCACTGGTTATGGTGCTGCTCTTAATGCAGGCAAG ATTGAAAAAGATTCCTCTTGTGCCGTGTTTGGGCTCGGAGCTGTTGGACTGGCCGCCATCATGGGATGCCAGGCTGCTCAGGCTAAAAGGATCATCGGGGTGGACATCAACCCCGACAAGTTTGAGAAAGCCAAAATGTTCGGAGCCACTGAATGTGTCAACCCCCAAGATTATAGCAAGCCCATCCAGGATGTTCTGGTGGAGATGACAGAGGGAGGGGTGGACTGCGCTCTGGAGTGTGTTGGGAGTCCAGTTATTATG AGCGCTGCGCTCGAGTCTACAAAAGATGCCTGGGGCACCTGCGTCATTGCTGGGTGGTCGGAGACTGAAGCGATGAGCGTCAATGTAGAAAAGATCCTGATGGGACGCACCTTGAAGGGAACTTACTTTGGAG ACTGGAAGAGTGTGGATGGTGTGTCTAAACTGGTGGAAGACTACATGAACAACAAGCTGAAGCTGGACGAGTTTATCACCAACAACCTCCCGCTGGACCAAATCAATGTGGCCTTTGAACATATGAAGATTGGGAAAGG cATCCGTACTGTAATCAGTCTGTGGCCAGAGGAGGCTTCAGATACAGTGGCTACATTGAAGATGAATCAGTGA
- the LOC115014975 gene encoding alcohol dehydrogenase class-3-like isoform X2: MKFRPFPLVLGHEAAGIVESVGPEVTKFSPGDKVIPLFLPQCGECDRCQSPKTNHCRKNWAHTQRGVMADGTSRITHQSQQVYQFLGVSSFSQYTVVPDTSLAKIPSNAPLDKVCLLGCGVSTGYGAALNAGKIEKDSSCAVFGLGAVGLAAIMGCQAAQAKRIIGVDINPDKFEKAKMFGATECVNPQDYSKPIQDVLVEMTEGGVDCALECVGSPVIMSAALESTKDAWGTCVIAGWSETEAMSVNVEKILMGRTLKGTYFGDWKSVDGVSKLVEDYMNNKLKLDEFITNNLPLDQINVAFEHMKIGKGIRTVISLWPEEASDTVATLKMNQ; the protein is encoded by the exons ATGAAGTTTAGACCATTCCCATTAGTTCTTGGCCATGAAGCTGCAGGGATAGTAGAGAGTGTCGGTCCGGAAGTCACCAAATTCTCACCGG gGGACAAAGTTATTCCTCTTTTTCTACCTCAGTGTGGGGAATGTGATCGATGTCAGAGTCCTAAAACAAATCACTGCCGGAAGAACTG ggcacacacacaaaggggtGTAATGGCTGATGGCACAAGCAGGATAACTCACCAGAGCCAGCAGGTGTACCAGTTCCTTGGCGTCAGTTCTTTCTCCCAGTACACTGTGGTTCCAGATACATCACTTGCAAAGATACCAAGTAATGCTCCGCTAGACAAAGTGTGTCTACTCGGCTGCGGCGTCTCCACTGGTTATGGTGCTGCTCTTAATGCAGGCAAG ATTGAAAAAGATTCCTCTTGTGCCGTGTTTGGGCTCGGAGCTGTTGGACTGGCCGCCATCATGGGATGCCAGGCTGCTCAGGCTAAAAGGATCATCGGGGTGGACATCAACCCCGACAAGTTTGAGAAAGCCAAAATGTTCGGAGCCACTGAATGTGTCAACCCCCAAGATTATAGCAAGCCCATCCAGGATGTTCTGGTGGAGATGACAGAGGGAGGGGTGGACTGCGCTCTGGAGTGTGTTGGGAGTCCAGTTATTATG AGCGCTGCGCTCGAGTCTACAAAAGATGCCTGGGGCACCTGCGTCATTGCTGGGTGGTCGGAGACTGAAGCGATGAGCGTCAATGTAGAAAAGATCCTGATGGGACGCACCTTGAAGGGAACTTACTTTGGAG ACTGGAAGAGTGTGGATGGTGTGTCTAAACTGGTGGAAGACTACATGAACAACAAGCTGAAGCTGGACGAGTTTATCACCAACAACCTCCCGCTGGACCAAATCAATGTGGCCTTTGAACATATGAAGATTGGGAAAGG cATCCGTACTGTAATCAGTCTGTGGCCAGAGGAGGCTTCAGATACAGTGGCTACATTGAAGATGAATCAGTGA
- the gar1 gene encoding H/ACA ribonucleoprotein complex subunit 1 — translation MSFRGGGGRGGRGGGGFSRGGGGGYGGGRGGGGGYRGGGGGFGGGRGGGRGGFNRQQDYGPPEYVVGVGEFVHPCEDDIVCKCTTEENKVPYFNAPVYLENKEQIGKVDEIFGQLRDFYFSVKLSDNMKASSFKKMQKFYIDPMKLLPLQRFLPRPPGEKGPPRGGRGGRGGARGGGRGGGFRGGRGGSFGGGRGGGFRGGGGFGGGRGGGDRGGFRGRGGGGGRGFRGSR, via the exons ATGTCTttcagaggaggaggtggacgaGGAGGTAGAGGCGGTGGAGGATTTAGccgaggtggaggaggtggatatggaggaggcagaggaggaggaggtggatatagaggaggaggaggtggattTGGAGGAGGACGTGGTGGCGGCAGAGGTGGATTTAATAGACAACAAGACTACGGTCCTCCAGAATATGTCGTCG GTGTGGGAGAGTTTGTGCATCCATGTGAAGATGACATAGTTTGCAAGTGTACGACGGAGGAAAACAAAGTTCCTTACTTCAACGCCCCAGTTTACTTGGAAAACAAGGAGCAGATCGGGAAGGTGGATGAGATATTCGGCCAGCTCCGGGACTTT TATTTTTCAGTCAAACTTTCTGACAACATGAAGGCCTCTTCATTTAAGAAAATGCAGAAG TTTTATATAGATCCAATGAAGCTCCTCCCGCTGCAGAGATTCCTCCCCAGGCCGCCCGGAGAGAAGGGTCCGCCTAGAGGAGGCCGAGGGGGTAGAGGTGGAGCAAGAGGCGGAGGTCGTGGAG GTGGTTTCCGAGGCGGCCGTGGTGGAAGTTTCGGAGGCGGCCGTGGTGGAGGATTTAGAGGTGGTGGAGGATTTGGAggtggaagaggtggaggagacagaggtggcttcagaggaagagggggtggaggaggacgTGGATTCAGAG GCTCAAGATGA
- the LOC115014977 gene encoding LOW QUALITY PROTEIN: alcohol dehydrogenase class-3-like (The sequence of the model RefSeq protein was modified relative to this genomic sequence to represent the inferred CDS: deleted 1 base in 1 codon) has product METAGKVIKCKAAVAWESGKPLSIEEVEVAPPKAHEVRIKIFATGVCHTDAYTLSGSDPEGLFPVILGHEGAGTVESVGEGVTKFKPGDTVVPLYVPQCGECKFCKNPKTNLCQKIRVSQGQGLLPDMTSRFTCKGKQVFHFMGTSTFSEYTVVADISLAKVNDKAPLDKVCLLGCGISTGYGAALNTAKVEPGSTCAIFGLGAVGLAVIMGCKVAGATRIIGVDINPAKFEKAKEFGATEFVNPKDNSKPVQEVLVEMTDGGVDYSFECIGNVQIMRAALEACHKGWGESIIIGVAGAGQEISTRPFQLVTGRVWKGTAFGGWKSVESVPKLVEDYMNKKLKVDEFVTHTLPFEKINEGFDLMHAGKSIRTVLTF; this is encoded by the exons ATGGAGACAGCTGGGAAA GTCATCAAGTGCAAGGCAGCTGTTGCCTGGGAATCTGGCAAGCCTCTTTCCAttgaggaggtggaggtagCCCCACCAAAGGCCCATGAAGTTCGCATCAAG ATCTTCGCTACAGGGGTGTGTCATACAGATGCCTACACTCTGAGTGGCAGTGACCCCGAGGGACTTTTCCCTGTCATCTTGGGTCACGAGGGGGCCGGAACAGTTGAGAGCGTTGGTGAGGGCGTCACCAAATTCAAGCCGG GTGATACCGTCGTCCCGTTGTATGTGCCACAGTGTGGTGAATGCAAATTCTGCAAAAATCCTAAGACCAACCTGTGCCAGAAAATAAG AGTATCCCAGGGCCAGGGCCTGCTCCCCGACATGACCTCCCGCTTCACTTGCAAGGGAAAGCAAGTGTTTCACTTCATGGGGACCAGCACCTTCTCC GAGTACACTGTGGTGGCCGACATCTCTCTGGCCAAGGTGAACGACAAGGCTCCACTGGATAAAGTGTGCCTTCTAGGATGTGGCATTTCTACAGGTTACGGTGCTGCGCTTAACACTGCCAAG GTCGAGCCTGGTTCCACATGTGCTATATTTGGCCTCGGAGCTGTCGGCTTGGCTGTTATTATGGGCTGTAAGGTTGCTGGGGCGACCAGGATCATTGGTGTGGACATCAACCCTGCAAAGTTTGAGAAAGCCAAGGAGTTTGGAGCCACTGAGTTTGTGAACCCCAAAGACAACAGCAAGCCCGTCCAGGAGGTTCTGGTGGAGATGACTGACGGGGGAGTGGACTATTCTTTTGAGTGCATTGGAAATGTGCAAATCATG agAGCTGCTCTGGAGGCATGCCATAAAGGATGGGGGGAGAGCATCATCATCGGCGTAGCTGGAGCTGGACAGGAGATCTCGACCAGGCCGTTCCAGCTGGTGACAGGCCGAGTGTGGAAGGGCACTGCCTTTGGAG GATGGAAGAGTGTGGAGAGCGTTCCTAAATTGGTGGAAGACTACATGAATAAAAAGCTGAAGGTGGATGAGTTTGTGACTCATACCCTGCCCTTCGAGAAAATCAATGAGGGATTTGACCTCATGCATGCTGGGAAGAG TATCCGCACTGTGCTGACTTTCTGA